The window CTGCAATACCTCCGATCACAGATCCTGCCACAGATTTTCTTCCCAAGATCATAGGAACGGTATTCAAAATAGGTTCCAGACCTCCTAAATATCCCACAAGAACATGCGTTCCGCTGATATTTAAAGTCGTTATATAAGGATTTACATCATGTACATAAGGAACCGTATCAATGATCACATCAAATTTTCCTTTTACCGACTTCATCTGTTCTTCGTCTGTGGAAATAATAACATGATCCGCCCCCAATTGCTTAGCATCCTCAGTTTTTCCTGGGGTTCTTGAAAATAAGGTAACTTCGGCACCTAACCCTTTGGCTAGCTTAATGGCCATATGTCCTAATCCGCCTAGTCCTACAACAGCTACTTTAGAATTTGGCCCTACATTCCAGTGTCTTAGAGGAGACCATGTTGTAATACCTGCACAAAGAAGCGGTGCAACGGCAGCAAGGTCAAGATTTTCAGGAACCTTTAGCACATGATGAGAATCTACCACCACTTTTTGAGAATACCCTCCAAAAGTATGACCTCCCGAATGCTTATCTTTTCCATTATAAGTTCCTGTGAATCCATTTTCACAATATTGTTCAAGATCATGCTGACAGCTGTTACAATGCCCGCATGAATCTACGATGCATCCTACTCCTGCAAGATCACCTACTTTAAATTTGGACACTTCACTTCCCACTTTTGTAATTCTTCCTACAATTTCATGTCCAGGTACAGCAGGGTATAGGGTTCCACCCCAATCGTTTCTTGCTGTATGAAGATCAGAATGGCATACTCCGCAGTATAGAATTTCAATTTCTACATCTTTGGAAGTAATCTCTCTTCTTTCAATATTCATTTCTTTCAGGTCTGCTGTGGTGGACTCTGCCCCATAAGCTTTTACTGTAAATGTGTTCATTTGATTATTTATTTTATTTGGATTGATACGTTGGTATTATAGATTATGATACTCTTCATCTGTTACCGGATTCAGCCATTCCACAATACCGTTTTGCGTGTTGGTATTAATGGCGATGTGCGTGAATTCACTATCAGGTGCAGCCCCATGCCAGTGGATTACATTGGGTAATATATTTACGATGTCTCCGGGGTGTAAAATTTGTGCAGATTTTCCCTTTTCCTGATAAAAACCGATTCCTGAAGTTACGATTAAAATTTGTCCGCCCCCATGAAAATGCCAGTTGTTTCTGCATCCTGGTTCAAAAGTAACATTTCCGATCTGACAATTCAGCTGATTTTCATTAGGTTTAAGGATTTGAACCCAGGCAGTTCCTCCTGAGAAATAGTCCGTTGGAGCTTTCTCTCCCTTCGGAAAAATGTTTGTATTAAAAGTTTCCATAACGGTACAAAAGTCGAAACTTTTCTGTACATCTGACTTATACAGATTACGGGATTACTTACCAATTTTACAGACACGATATCTATTATATCAGAAATTGGTAATTTTGAATTGTGAAAAAAATAGACTTCATGGAAAATCAGGAGATTGAGATCTATAATACAGTCTCGGAGTATAATAAAATGGCAAATCATGAAACACTACACCCGTTGGTAAGTGTGATTGATTTCTCCAAATCAGATCCCATTTGTCAATATAGAAGAAAATTTGGCTTTTATACCGTTTTCCTGAAAGATGTGATGTGTGGAGACATGCAGTATGGAAAACATAGTTACGACTATCAGGAAGGGACATTGGTTTTCATTGCCCCAGGTCAGACATACGGGATTTATAATAGAGAGAAATCTATTCAGCCGGCAGGCTTTGCTTTAATTTTTCATCCTGACCTTTTAAAAGGAACCAATCTTGGAAAAAATATAAAAGATTATAATTTCTTTTCCTATGATGTGCATGAAGCATTACACCTTTCGGAAAAAGAAAGAGAGATTATCCTGGACTGCTTTAAAAATATAAAGCATGAACTTGGCCAGTCAATAGATAAACACAGTAAATCATTAATTGTAAATAATATTGAACTGTTTCTAAATTACTGCATGCGTTTTTATGACCGTCAGTTTATTACCAGAGACCATATCAATCAGGGACTGATCGGGAAATTTGAAAACCTTGTTGATGAGTATTTAAAATCAGATCATCCAAAAAATATAGGTTTTCCTATGGTAAATTACTTTGCAGAAAAACTGAACCTTTCAGCAAATTATTTTGGAGACCTTATAAAAAAAGAATTAGGAATTTCTCCCCAGGAATTGATCCACAATAAACTCATAGATATAGCCAAAGAACAGATACTGGATCAAGGAAAATCGATCAGTGAAATTTCTTATGATTTAGGCTTTAAATACCCACAGCACTTTACACGATTATTCAAAACGAAAGTAGGAATTTCTCCAAGTCAATACAAAACGCTGAATTGATATAAGATCACATTAGAAATATCATTATAATATTTTGTGTTTGTATTAATATCTTGAGTTTTAATTAGCTGTATAAATTTTCTTTTTTCGAAAAACAAGGTTATCTTTAAGGGTAAAAGCATTCACCATTTCAAAATGAAATCACCACAGAAAGAAACCCATATATTCAATACGCGTTTTGGCATTATTACTGGATGGAAGCAAGAGGGAGTAATAAGAGCTAAAAGTATTCGTTATGCCCGTTCCAAAAGGTTTCAAAAACCCGTTCCGGTTGAGCATTTTATTTTTGATAGCAGGCTTGAATATAAAGTTCCGGTTTGCCCACAGAAACTTAGTCCGCTTGTGGAAAAAATGATAGGAACAACACCGGTTGAAGAATTTGAACCTGAAGAATCTACCCAATATCTTTCAGTAATTCGTCCTGATAAATTCCTTGAAAACGGAAAACTTGCTGTGATCGTCTGGATCCATGGCGGTTCTCATGAGATTGGGTGCGGAGATCTGCCTACCGCTGATCCTGCAGAATGGGTAAAAGAACAAAATATCATTGTGGTGACAGTTTCCTATCGCTTGGGGCTCTTTGGTTTTTTAGGCGGGGATGAAAAAAGACCTCCTAATCTAGGTCTGTTGGATATAATTGAAGCGTTAAAATGGATCAAAAGTAATATTGCAGACTTTGGCGGAGATCCGGAAAATGTTACCCTGTTTGGGCAGTCTTCAGGAGGAGATGCAATAGCACATCTGATGATATCAGAAGGAGCCGATGATTTATTTCAACGGGTAATTATTCAGAGTGCGCCTTTGGGATTACGGCATAAAAGACAGAAAATGTCTGCTGAATTTTTAAAGAAGACAGAAGAGATTAAAGATGAGACAGATGTTTATAAAATGATGGAAGAGTACGGAAAGTTTGTTCCATCTGTTATAAAATATGGTTTGAAAGCAGCAATGCCTTTTGGGACCCAATATGGATATCAGCCATTATGCAAAGAAGAAGAGTCCGTTGAGAAATGGCGTGAAAATGCTAAAAAATATGATGTTCTGATTGGCTTGAATAATGATGAGACTGCATTTTATCTCAAAACTTCAGAAGCTTTAAATAAATATTTAGGGAAAGGATTGGGATTAAAGATCTTGGATAAAACCGTTGAAAAAACGACAGACATGATCTATGGTGCTCCGGCCAGACAATTTGCAGAAAATTATGCCAGAGGCGGTGGAAATGTTTATCTATTCAGGATGTATTCCAGATTAGAAGATAATCATATTGGAGCACCGCACTGTATTGATCTTCCACTTATTTTTGGAAATGAATCTGCCTGGAAATCTTCTGAACTACTGAAAAATATCCCTTGGGAGCGTATTCACGACAATGGAAAGAAACTAAGAGCACTTTGGGCAGAATTTGCAAGAACAGGACACATATCCGACTCGTCAGAACGTCCAGAAATTCTGGAACTCAGAAAAGTTGAGGTTTAATTGAACCATAGAATTTAATATTTCAACGATTCTATTTCCTGCTGTTTATGATTTGATTATTAGGTAGATGATATTAAGGTGTTGGTAGATTATATTGAATAATAATTGTAATATATTGTTTATATTTGAGTTACAAATTCAAAAAAATAATAATTATGAAAATCAAGAAATCTTTCAGTGCACGAAAAATGGATCGTCAGGAACTTAAAAATGTAAATGGCGGAATCATCATCAGAGGCAATACCTG of the Chryseobacterium capnotolerans genome contains:
- a CDS encoding carboxylesterase family protein is translated as MKSPQKETHIFNTRFGIITGWKQEGVIRAKSIRYARSKRFQKPVPVEHFIFDSRLEYKVPVCPQKLSPLVEKMIGTTPVEEFEPEESTQYLSVIRPDKFLENGKLAVIVWIHGGSHEIGCGDLPTADPAEWVKEQNIIVVTVSYRLGLFGFLGGDEKRPPNLGLLDIIEALKWIKSNIADFGGDPENVTLFGQSSGGDAIAHLMISEGADDLFQRVIIQSAPLGLRHKRQKMSAEFLKKTEEIKDETDVYKMMEEYGKFVPSVIKYGLKAAMPFGTQYGYQPLCKEEESVEKWRENAKKYDVLIGLNNDETAFYLKTSEALNKYLGKGLGLKILDKTVEKTTDMIYGAPARQFAENYARGGGNVYLFRMYSRLEDNHIGAPHCIDLPLIFGNESAWKSSELLKNIPWERIHDNGKKLRALWAEFARTGHISDSSERPEILELRKVEV
- a CDS encoding NAD(P)-dependent alcohol dehydrogenase produces the protein MNTFTVKAYGAESTTADLKEMNIERREITSKDVEIEILYCGVCHSDLHTARNDWGGTLYPAVPGHEIVGRITKVGSEVSKFKVGDLAGVGCIVDSCGHCNSCQHDLEQYCENGFTGTYNGKDKHSGGHTFGGYSQKVVVDSHHVLKVPENLDLAAVAPLLCAGITTWSPLRHWNVGPNSKVAVVGLGGLGHMAIKLAKGLGAEVTLFSRTPGKTEDAKQLGADHVIISTDEEQMKSVKGKFDVIIDTVPYVHDVNPYITTLNISGTHVLVGYLGGLEPILNTVPMILGRKSVAGSVIGGIAETQELLDFCGEHNIVSEIEMIKMQDINEAYERMLKSDVRYRFVIDMQSL
- a CDS encoding cupin domain-containing protein produces the protein METFNTNIFPKGEKAPTDYFSGGTAWVQILKPNENQLNCQIGNVTFEPGCRNNWHFHGGGQILIVTSGIGFYQEKGKSAQILHPGDIVNILPNVIHWHGAAPDSEFTHIAINTNTQNGIVEWLNPVTDEEYHNL
- a CDS encoding helix-turn-helix domain-containing protein is translated as MENQEIEIYNTVSEYNKMANHETLHPLVSVIDFSKSDPICQYRRKFGFYTVFLKDVMCGDMQYGKHSYDYQEGTLVFIAPGQTYGIYNREKSIQPAGFALIFHPDLLKGTNLGKNIKDYNFFSYDVHEALHLSEKEREIILDCFKNIKHELGQSIDKHSKSLIVNNIELFLNYCMRFYDRQFITRDHINQGLIGKFENLVDEYLKSDHPKNIGFPMVNYFAEKLNLSANYFGDLIKKELGISPQELIHNKLIDIAKEQILDQGKSISEISYDLGFKYPQHFTRLFKTKVGISPSQYKTLN